A window of Belonocnema kinseyi isolate 2016_QV_RU_SX_M_011 chromosome 10, B_treatae_v1, whole genome shotgun sequence genomic DNA:
ATGTCAATATCGCACAGTTCTGAGTGCTGCAGGGAACTACTGCGCAGTGTTATGTAAAACTGCGTAGACACAGCCTGTTGTTTCGCAGATCTCTAGTACACACCCCTACATATTTTAGGTCCCtactgcagtttaaaaatctttttaaaagagtttaagttatgtaaagatattttgaaggaattgcaatatttgagagtatttaaaatttttcaaagaaattcccAATTGGGTACGGTAAttaattacgaaatttttaaattgatttcaaatcgtagatttcaaattatttatttcttacagtacaatcgtaaatcgaaaaaataaatatgagtcaaaaaaacatgttcttcgaaactcagatatttatttaatagaaaaaactcctttcaaaacttcctgacgttNNNNNNNNNNNNNNNNNNNNNNNNNNNNNNNNNNNNNNNNNNNNNNNNNNNNNNNNNNNNNNNNNNNNNNNNNNNNNNNNNNNNNNNNNNNNNNNNNNNNtttaatttaaatgttactttgccttacattcagggcctatcagaaagattaagaaattcacttaaaaaatttaatattaatgtttattttaaaaacactaatgaattagataattatttgtcaagaagaaaggacgtcgattccattgaaaatttatctggtgttatttatttaattaaatgtaaatgttgtaataaagcttatatNNNNNNNNNNNNNNNNNNNNNNNNNNNNNNNNNNNNNNNNNNNNNNNNNNNNNNNNNNNNNNNNNNNNNNNNNNNNNNNNNNNNNNNNNNNNNNNNNNNNNNNNNNNNNNNNNNNNNNNNNNNNNNNNNNNNNNNNNNNNNNNNNNNNNNNNNNNNNNNNNNNNNNNNNNNNNNNNNNNNNNNNNNNNNNNNNNNNNNNNNNNNNNNNNNNNNNNNNNNNNNttaaaatattagctacagaaaaaaatacttatcaacgacgtattattgagtctatttttataaacaaatatcgtaaaatttctgttaatttacagactgaaactctaaatatcaataaaatttatcagagtattataaaataatgtttttaatattaatcatctctatatgtatatatgtgtatatgtatgtatgctatatgtgagtatatatatgcatatacacattttaaaaaaaaaatttttaatttcttatttcaaatttaaactcaattacgcgcttccacatcagtggttttcaatggaaacttgcctattacatcatcattcattacgtattcttcatgtatttctaaaactgccaatttctgttcgtccgttctaacctacgccaattttgtttttctcgtacaattttaaaaaatgtagtgtaatcgattgaagtctcgaaaaaatgttttaagtcttcaaaaaatgactaaattttaattaattttcttaaaactattgactggaatgttcctttttttttgactgaagattgatctgtttgactatttaaactatcatcaactcaggtaacaatgtattcaaatctacgtaattatccatcatatttgttcgtactaaaattactaatttNNNNNNNNNNNNNNNNNNNNNNNNNNNNNNNNNNNNNNNNNNNNNNNNNNNNNNNNNNNNNNNNNNNNNNNNNNNNNNNNNNNNNNNNNNNNNNNNNNNNaataaatatctgagtttcgaagaacatgtttttttgactcatatttattttttcgatttactattggaccgtaagacataaataatttgaaatctacgatttaaaatcaataaatatcaagggtcgaagaaaggattgatttgtttcatcaaatcattttacaacgaaatttttaaatatttgatatatttcagtatattttaatagattccaaggaatttcaattgatttcaataatgtacaaGAGCTGTTTGATGAGTCAGTGACTTTTTGAAGAAGAGATTTTTTTTCGGCAAATAAGCATTTTATTTTGTCAACGCCATCTATGAATAAACTCTTCTTAAATCACATTTTACATGACTGTTTGGACATGCAAAAACTATCCGCGAGATGGGTGCCGCGATTGCTCAGACGCGACCATAACAGCAACCGTGTGATCACTTCAAAGGAGTGTTTGAGGACGTTCAACCGCAATGCGAATGAGTTTTTGTGCCGTTTGGTAACCGTGGATGAAACGTGGATCTATTCCAACACACCAGAGACCAAGGAACAATCGAAACAGTGGGTTTCTTCGTGTCAACGTGCACCAAAGAAAGCCAAGGTGGGTCTGTCCGCCAACAAGGTCATGGCCACAGTTTTTTGGGACGCACGCGGTATCATTCACATCGATTACCTTCAgaagggtaaaacaatcaacAATCAATATTATTCAGAGCTTTTGGACATATTTGAtactgatttgaagaaaaaatgaccgcatttgttgaagaaaaaagtgTTGTTCCATCAGGACAATGCACAGGTGCACACGTGTGTAGTTGCGATGGCAAAAATCCATAAATTGGACTACGGACTGCTTCATCATCCAGCAAATTCTCCAGATTTAGCCCCCTGCGACTATTTCCTGTTTCCATACTTGAAGAAATGGCTGAGCGGTAAAATATTTTAGTCGAATGAAGAGGTCATCACAGAAACAAACGCCTATTTTGAGGACCTTGAGAAAACCTATTATTTAGAAGGAGTACAAAAATTGGAAACACGCTGAACTAAGTTTATCGAACTAAAacgagattatgttgagaaataaaacgatttttgctgaaaaaaatcaCTTATACAAAAAATcactgactttttaaaaatatttaagggtatttttaaaatttcgaagaattttcaagagatttcgaaagataaaaaaaaaatttaatagttgaggacatttaaaaagatgtcaatcaattttcaattcatttttataatttaaaggaaattatttttataatttgaaggaaattattttgataatttaaaggtCTGAAATGAAGAGAATAATGGATACCGCCAGAAGAAACCCTGAAGTTTATCATGAAAGTGACGATGATGTCGGAAATGCGCTAAAAGAAGTAGGTTCAGACTCTAGGACTACAGAGTATGAATCAGACGAGGGAAGAGAAGGCGGTCAAGTCAACGTCATTGGGCAGGACAACTTCGTTGCCGATGACGAGGAATTATAAGTCGCATTTTTGACGACCGAGTTCCTGCTTGTTAGTAATAATACTTAAAAAGTCTGcgtgaaactaaaaaattcatttttgttaaatataattttcatttaaagagcaAGGACCCGATCGAAAGTTTCGTTTCATGTCGTTaatgaccgaaaaatgtaattttttgctcAATTTCAATTGTAATTTCCAAATTTAGACGAAACTTGATAGTATATTCAATTACTTCAATAATTGAATCAAGTTTTTTGTATTACTGGCAGTGACGAAAGTCAGTTGTTCGCAGTTTGAATGCTATCTAAGGGTCCGAATCTTAAAGTTTGACTTGTTTATGGCGAAACAAATCGCGCACATTTAAGGCGATATAAACGATCATTGTGGGGGGATTGTTGAGATTCCGACGGGAGCGCATCGTCCCGTCCTGACCTGGGTGAATCTCGACGACCACACTCAGCTGCCATCTCGCACACGCATGATTGTCCTGCATCAGCACAACTACAGACCTGGGTGTTAAAGTCGTGCTAGAGGTCAACCATTTTTGCCAAGTTTGAAGATCGTGTAGATACTCCTTTTTCCACTTCTTCTAGAAGTCTTGTCTCGCCTTCGTGATGAATTGATAGGTTTTTAGACAATTTCCAGGGACTAAAACAAAATTGGGCTCGGGTAAGAAATTGAATGGGCCAACAATTAAGAGGTGCGCGGGTGTTGTCGCTAACACATCGTTCGGATCCGTGGAGATGTGATACAATGGCCGAGAGTTTGCTATATCCGCTATTTGTTTCAGAAGCGTATCCAATTGTTCGTACGTGAACTTTCGATCTTTCATGATGCGATTGAGGtgatgtttaaaacttttaaccgcAGCCACGCACAACCAGCGAAAGTGCGGAGAGAGGGGTGGATTGAAGTGCCACTCGATGCGTTTAGACGCGGCGTAGTCTTGAATAACGTCTTTAAATTTCGACGTCGcgtgcaaaatgtaattttttcggaGTACGTTGTTAGCTCGTACGTAGTTCGTACCGTTCTCGGAGTAAATTCGCTGTGGTACACCGCGCGTGTTCGTGAATCGACTAAAACACGCCAAAAATGCTTCGGTAGGAAGATCGGACGCGACTTATATGTGGACTGCTTTGGTAGCCAAGGATACAAAAACGCATCCGTAAGCATTAATGAAGCTTCGATTTCGTTCTTTCTTTTCCTTGATTAAGATCGTACCAAAGAAGTCGACTCCCGTGCTGCAAAATGGAAGCGCTGCGACGACGCTGGGCGCTGGTAGATCCACCATTTTTGCGTGTGCGAATTTTGGTTTTTGACGAATACACGGGACGCATCAAAGGAGAACGTGTGTCACCTGGTTTCTTCCGTTGAGAATCCAGAATCTTTCGCGTATGGCATAAAGAGTAGATTAGACCCCGCCATAAGGATTCCGCTCGTGCGCATTGTGCACATTGTGCCGAAGATCGAGCGGTAACTATCCTCGTCACACGGGATCAGCTGGATTGTCCCTTGAACCGATATGTCTCCACTCGACATGGCTACTCGATTGGCTTTGTATGTTTGTAATAAATGAAGAGACTTTTTTAACCAGCAAAGAACAGTTCTATAGTCAGCCCAGAAAACTACTCGCTCGACTGAAGAAAACAGCTGATCTTTAGCCTCGACGTATAGCCCTTTTAAAAGCGAAGTGCCAGTTAATTTTAGACGAGGAATCGTGTGTTGACTTAAGGATGGGCCTTAATTCTTACTACAAGCTAGCCTCATAGTAACGTTTCCTAAGGCGTCAGCAGAAAGAATGAATAAACAACCACCGTATCCATTCATGGACGCATAGCAAAACCCGTGTATTTCGGTAGAGACTGAGTTTGCGCATCGTAAATATCTCAGTAGAGAAATCACCTCTAATTGAGGAAGTTGGTCAGCCCATGCGACCCACTTCTTGTGAATGTCCTGAGGTAACGACTCGTCCCAGTTGATTTTAGCCTTATAGCATTCTAGCATCAGAGTTTTAGTGCAAAGTGTTAAAGGTCCTATCAAACCTATGGGATcgaaaatctttgatattttggataaaagttttcttttagtGGAAACGAGTTTGAGATTCAGCGGGATTCATTAAGTACGTAAAAATATCGCATTTAGAATCCCAGACGATCATAAGAGCCTTTTTTATTGGAATCCCTTGGATTCCGCAATCTAAGTCAGAGATTCTCTTTTCGATGTTTTCTAACGCTAATGTATGATTAGACGATCATTTGCGAATGACGCACCCTCCCCGGCCAAAAAGTTGTATCATCTCGTTACGAATCACAAGGAGGTTCTCCAGCGTGTCTGCACCTGGAAGAAAATCATCAACATAGAAGTCGCTGCGGAGAAGCATCGAGGCTCGAGGAAAGTTGTCTTCTTCGTCGTTGGCGAGCTGGTACATTTTCTCGATGTCTGAAGTCATAACGAACTGATATGttctaaaacgaaaaattttctgtCGAAGGTTCTACTGAAGAGCGGGCCCTGTTAGTAAAGCGTCGTTCAACTTGACGTCGGTGAAGGTTTTGGGGGACGCATCAAAGACCACCCTTCATTTAGTGGTATCACTCGATTCCTTGATGACCGCGTGATAGGATATGTAGTACCCATCCTCGTCGTCATCATTGCTTAGATGAACCTAGTTCAAATTTTTCGGACCGAAATGACAATCGAACGACGTAACGACCTACCTCGTCCCTAGTAGTAGTTTATAGGTAATGTTCCTCGCAGATCACGTCATCCCGAAACTTGACAGGTCGATAGTCAAGATTTTCGACGGTTAGAAATCTCTCTTACAGCTGATCTAGCGTCACGACATTGCACGAAACGGCGTTAAGAGTCCCGTTGCTCATCGAACCCCCAGCGACTATCCAACCAAACGAGGATTTTTGGAGAGTGATTTTGGAATTTTTGCTAGCTAGTTTTATCTGACCTATGGCCAGAAAAGACATTATGGGGCCAGACGCTAAGAGAACGTCGATAGATCTAGGTACATGAAATTGGGGATCGGCTAGATTTATGTTTTTGGGAATGTCGAAATTCTCTCGAGGAAATGTCACATTATGGACTCTGTCACTATTTTAGGCacgataaagaaatttaattgatattCCGTATTATTATAAGTTGAAAAGAAGGTGGTTTTAGTGTACCTTTCCGAAACAGTGCTCGCATCATCAACTGCTCCGATATTAACAAAACATTGCTTAGTTGGTAACTGTAAACGTGTAAGGGAATTTTGAGTCATTAAATTCGAGTTTGAACAAGAATCTGATAATGCGCGTGCCATGAGACTAT
This region includes:
- the LOC117181256 gene encoding uncharacterized protein LOC117181256 — protein: MVDLPAPSVVAALPFCSTGVDFFGTILIKEKKERNRSFINAYGCVFRIYSENGTNYVRANNVLRKNYILHATSKFKDVIQDYAASKRIEWHFNPPLSPHFRWLCVAAVKSFKHHLNRIMKDRKFTYEQLDTLLKQIADIANSRPLYHISTDPNDVLATTPAHLLIVGPFNFLPEPNFVLVPGNCLKTYQFITKARQDF